A single region of the Leptodactylus fuscus isolate aLepFus1 chromosome 5, aLepFus1.hap2, whole genome shotgun sequence genome encodes:
- the LOC142205126 gene encoding START domain-containing protein 10-like translates to MVHIPDDADFNSFREQCESPDGWQCQYNKGGVTVWSQEQDSSRAVKKLKMRIICKDVPAEVLYDVLHDTSYRKKWDTNMIDTYDIGKLTVNADVGYYSWKCPSPLKNRDFVTLRSWLPLGNDYMIINYSVKHPKHPPRKDFVRAVSLQTGYLIKANGDNSCILYYLTQVDPKGSLPKWVVNKVSQFVAPKAMKKIYKAGIKYPEWKRKHEPHFKPWVYPEQNTLPIVNLEDLSIQRADELENIDESGVSEERTHISDDEDGLTKDS, encoded by the exons atggTGCATATCCCGGACGATGCAGACTTTAACTCATTCCGGGAGCAATGTGAGAGTCCTGACGGCTGGCAGTGCCAATACAACAAGGGGGGAGTGACGGTATGGAGCCAGGAGCAAGACAGCAGCAGGGCGGTAAAGAAACTCAAG ATGCGAATTATTTGCAAAGATGTCCCTGCCGAGGTCCTCTATGATGTGCTCCATGACACCAGCTACCGCAAAAAGTGGGATACGAACATGATCGACACCTACGACATTGGCAAACTCACGGTCAATGCTGATGTGGGGTACTACTCAT GGAAATGTCCAAGTCCTCTGAAGAACAGAGATTTTGTGACCCTGAGGTCCTGGCTGCCCCTCGGCAATGACTACATGATAATCAATTACTCGGTGAAGCATCCG AAACATCCTCCTCGAAAAGACTTCGTCCGGGCGGTTTCCTTGCAGACTGGATATCTTATTAAAGCCAATGGAGACaacagctgtatactgtattaccttACCCAAGTCGACCCGAAAG GATCGTTACCAAAATGGGTGGTGAATAAAGTTTCTCAATTTGTGGCCCCAAAG GCAATGAAGAAAATTTACAAGGCCGGTATCAAGTATCCCGAATGGAAGAGAAAGCACGAGCCGCATTTCAAGCCTTGGGTTTACCCGGAGCAGAACACGTTACCGATTGTCAATCTGGAAGACTTGTCCATCCAGCGGGCGGACGAGCTGGAAAACATAGACGAGAGCGGGGTGTCCGAAGAGAGGACGCACATCAGCGACGATGAAGACGGCCTCACCAAGGATTCTTAG